CCAGCGGTTCCCAGCCAAGTTCCGCCAGTTCCGGCGCGGTCTCATCGCTTCTGTAACAACGTATCGTTCCCAGCGTTCGCACGTCACGAAAATACAGCGACTCCGTGCCGCCATCAAGCGGGAATCCCGCACGAATGTATTCTTCCGGTATCTTCACACTCGGCGCAACATACAGTCGCCCCGTCATTCGCAAATGCACGAGCACGACTCCCTGCTCAAGCCGGATGACGATGTATTTCCCCCTGCGCGACACCGACACGACTCTCTGCCCTTTCACGAATCGGTCAAGCTCGCGAGCCTTCATCTTGCCCAGCTGCCTCGGCACAGTCGACCACGCGCCGCCAAGAACGCGTCCAAGCAGCTTCGGTCGCAGTTCCCTGACTGCCGTTTCCACCTCCGGAAGCTCAGGCATTGCCGTACTCCGATAGAAAGTCGCCCACAAGATAGAACGACCCGCAAACTATCGCTTGTGTGTCGGTTCGGAGTTCGAGCAACTCCTTGTATGCCGCGCTTCGCTCCACGACTCTTGCCTTTATGCCCTCCTGCCGCGCGAACTCGAGCAGCGACTCCGCGCTGTGCGTCCTCGGCGTCGGAGCCGTTGTAACCCACACTTCATCGACAATACCCCGTAAATGCGCAAGCGACGCTTTTGCATCCTTATCCTTCATCATCGCCACCAGCGCAATTCGCCGCGCAAATCGGCTCTCTCGTTTCAAGGAACTGGCAAGCTCTTCAAACGACGCCGGATTGTGACAAACGTCAATCATGATATTCGGATGCGACACCAGCGACTGCTGCCTGCCCTGCAGCTTCAACCGTCCAAGTGCGTCGCGTATGGACTGGTCGGGAAGTGATTCATCAAGTGACAGAACCGCCGCAATGGAGACAGCCAAGTTGTGCCGTTGAAAGTCACCGCGAAGCGGAATGACAATTCCGTTAACGCTTCTCGACCCGGAATATGAATGTTCACCGGATTCACCGACAGTGCAGCAGAACTCCCGCCCCTCGACAAGTAGTTTTGCCCTGCGAGCAGTCGCCGCCATCTCAATCTGAATCAGTGCCTCGGCGCTTTGCTCGCTGCAGAAACAATTCGCGTGTTCCTTGATGATGCCGCTCTTGTCACGAGCAATCTCCGTATGTGTCTTGCCAAGAATATGCGTATGGTCAAGGTCAATCCGTGTCATTACCGCGGTCGTTTCTTCCAAAACGTTCGTGGCGTCGAAGCTCCCGCCCAACCCGGTTTCAACGACATGCGCGGTGGATCCAAGTGTCTTCGCACACCACAGATAAAATGCAAATGTCGTCTCAAAGTAGGTAAGCTTTGTTCCCGATGCCGCCGTGCCTTCACGGATGGCCGACATGCCTTCACACCAGACGTCATCCGGAATGTCCAAACCGTCAAGCCGCACTCGTTCCTTTGGCGATACTAAATGCGGACTGGTGAAGGACAACACTCGATGGTGCACGGACAGCAGGGTCTGTGACATTGCAGCCGTCGAACCTTTCCCGACTGTTCCTGCGATGTGTATGCACTTCGGCAGCGTCAACGGCAACCCCAGGACTCGCGCCGCTGCATACACCGGTTCCAGCTTCGGCCGGTCACGGCTGCCACCCAGCGGAAACTCAACCTCATAGTTGATGAGGGAGTTCAAGTATTCTAAAACCTCTTTGAAACTTTTCACATCCGGGCGAGTTGAAGTAAAGTACGTGTCGCAAGATACTCAGTTGCCGGACGGCGCGCAAGTAGTACAGGGGAAAATCGTATGAACGGACGGAGTGGTTTCGCGTTGCGCAGACGCAACTTGCGGGAGTCGTGCAATCTGCACGTCTTGAATTGAGAGGAGGCCTAAGAGGACACTCGAGGCTTCTTCAGGGAAGCCGCGATGCCCGTCGCGTGTGAGTTTGTCCCCCAACCCTTTACGCAATGCCATAACATGCTGAAGATATTTCGAGAATGGGAGCTCGTTGAATTCTCGGAAGTTTTGCTTCGCGATACGTCGCAAAAGGGCACGTGGTTTTGATCAGTCCACTGGTCGAATTCAGGTTGCGGCTTCATAATAGGATGAGGTTTGAATTTCCGCTCGGGATAGGTCTGCAGCTCTTGCGCGTCGCTAATATGAGCAGTATATTAAGTACGGTTTCGTTAACTAAGCGCGGCCATTACAAGGGTCCGCTACTTCCGCGATTTATTATTGTTGACTAAGTATTAGGAGCAGCCGATGTCCACATTTGAAGAAACTATGGAAAACAGCCGGATCTTTCTGACCTACAGTCTTGCCATGACAATGCTCGGGAAGTCCGCCCAGATTCTCGCGGAACGCGGTGCTGACCCCAAGGCCATGAGCTTTGTGACAACCGGTATCGAGCTGCTGGCCAAGCAGCTCCGCGACTACGCCGACGGCAAGGACCTCGAAGAGGGTGCCGAACGCGAACTGGACAGTCTCTGCAAGATGCTCGACATACAGCGCGCCAACGGCGGAGCCGCTCCCTCCGCTTAAGTGCGATCCGATTTGCCCGAAGAAAGCCGATGACTGCGGGTCATCGGCTTTTTCCTTTATGAATCCTTCTTCACCTTGCGCAACTTGCGCTCCAACAGCAGCAGAACCTTTTGTGCAACCTTGTTCGGCGTCGTCCTGCCGTTTTCCCAGCGGTTCACTGTTGCGAACGTCACGCCGATCTCATGCGCGAAATTCTCCTGAGTCATATTGAGGTCCTCGCGCAGTTGCTTGATGCGCGCCCCATCAAAATCATCCGGGTGTGGACGGGTGGAGCGAATCATATTGCGGGCAATGGTCGTGGCGTCCATGTATGGTCTCCAAATTGGCT
This sequence is a window from bacterium. Protein-coding genes within it:
- a CDS encoding helix-turn-helix transcriptional regulator gives rise to the protein MIRSTRPHPDDFDGARIKQLREDLNMTQENFAHEIGVTFATVNRWENGRTTPNKVAQKVLLLLERKLRKVKKDS
- the mutM gene encoding bifunctional DNA-formamidopyrimidine glycosylase/DNA-(apurinic or apyrimidinic site) lyase yields the protein MPELPEVETAVRELRPKLLGRVLGGAWSTVPRQLGKMKARELDRFVKGQRVVSVSRRGKYIVIRLEQGVVLVHLRMTGRLYVAPSVKIPEEYIRAGFPLDGGTESLYFRDVRTLGTIRCYRSDETAPELAELGWEPLETDVDGKRLKEKLVTRKQAIKVVLLDQSLWAGVGNIYASEACWVAEIDPRMSARMLTLSQCERICSAVKEVLKKALERGGSTLKDFMSPEGNYGSYQKEFRVYDRDGEECLRCGGIIRRIVQAQRSTYYCPRCQKKR